A window of the Nibribacter ruber genome harbors these coding sequences:
- a CDS encoding M48 family metalloprotease: MKKVLLTVLTSVLLTAGAAVSNPSVAEAKEGSAAQYTTQAGARDIITEIIDAIGLKPRFEVRAANVPNAAATIINGKRYILYNEQFLSAVNNAVRTDWAGVSILAHEIGHHLNGHTLTQGGSNINDELEADEFSGFVLRKMGASLSETQAAIKVLADDEDNRTHPGKSSRLAAINRGWRNAENQILASAKAGTPTRTVAAPARSSAMASAAPAATARRASASRMNSQYILRQVKLQGAPQERIYVTTAYNVVRETEDGLQVIGKMQKTNSRNFPYVLESQYLPNIFVTTDGLLLNEDGQRVGVLTT; this comes from the coding sequence ATGAAAAAGGTTCTTTTAACAGTACTCACCAGCGTGTTGCTCACTGCTGGTGCCGCAGTGAGCAATCCGTCTGTGGCCGAGGCCAAGGAAGGATCTGCTGCCCAATACACCACCCAGGCAGGGGCCAGAGACATTATCACGGAGATTATTGACGCCATCGGCCTGAAGCCTCGGTTTGAGGTGCGCGCTGCAAATGTGCCCAATGCCGCTGCCACCATTATCAATGGCAAGCGGTACATCCTGTACAATGAACAGTTCCTGAGTGCCGTGAACAACGCGGTACGTACAGACTGGGCCGGGGTGAGCATTCTGGCGCATGAGATTGGCCACCATTTGAATGGGCATACCTTGACCCAGGGCGGCAGCAACATCAATGATGAGCTGGAAGCCGATGAGTTCTCTGGTTTTGTGCTACGCAAGATGGGAGCCAGCTTAAGTGAGACCCAGGCAGCCATTAAAGTGCTGGCAGATGATGAAGACAACCGCACGCATCCAGGAAAGAGCTCACGTTTAGCCGCTATTAACAGAGGCTGGCGCAACGCTGAGAACCAGATCCTGGCCAGTGCCAAGGCGGGTACGCCTACCAGAACGGTGGCCGCTCCGGCGCGTTCTTCTGCCATGGCGTCTGCCGCCCCGGCCGCTACCGCCAGAAGGGCCTCTGCCTCCCGCATGAACAGCCAGTATATTCTGCGCCAGGTAAAACTACAGGGAGCCCCCCAGGAGCGTATTTATGTAACCACGGCCTACAACGTAGTGCGGGAAACCGAAGACGGCCTGCAAGTGATTGGCAAGATGCAGAAGACCAACAGCCGCAACTTCCCCTACGTGCTGGAAAGCCAGTATCTGCCTAACATTTTTGTCACCACAGATGGCCTTTTGCTGAATGAAGACGGCCAACGGGTGGGGGTCTTGACTACCTAA
- a CDS encoding M20/M25/M40 family metallo-hydrolase, translated as MKKIAVFSLGPWCVGMCLFALSFSSCTSPVPQPSKDQGTGTTSTSQVLRDVEILAADSMGGRLPNTPGHAKAQKYLVQRFKEVGIQPFGQSFEQLFQFTSRATKEQVQGVNLIGKIAGKSDKAIVITAHYDHVGTRNGKIYNGADDDASGVGALLAIATYYKTHQPQHTLIFAAFDAEEQGLAGSKAFVEKLPVAKENVLLNVNMDMLSISSANELYASGGFHYPWLKEMLDQVQVPAGLTLLQGHDRPEQGPNDWTLQSDHGSFHRQQIPFVYFGVEDHPHYHQETDEFKNIHQPFYLKAVETVLRAVQLFDQKLPL; from the coding sequence ATGAAAAAAATAGCTGTCTTCTCATTAGGCCCTTGGTGCGTAGGTATGTGCCTGTTTGCCCTCAGTTTTTCTTCCTGCACCTCGCCGGTTCCGCAGCCTTCCAAAGACCAGGGAACTGGGACCACCTCAACCTCCCAGGTCCTGCGCGACGTAGAAATCCTGGCCGCCGATTCCATGGGTGGTAGACTGCCCAACACGCCGGGCCACGCCAAAGCCCAGAAATATTTGGTGCAGCGGTTCAAAGAGGTGGGGATTCAGCCGTTTGGGCAGAGCTTTGAGCAATTGTTTCAGTTCACGTCCAGGGCCACCAAAGAGCAGGTGCAAGGCGTGAACCTCATAGGCAAGATTGCCGGCAAGTCTGACAAGGCCATCGTGATCACGGCGCATTATGACCACGTAGGCACCCGCAACGGTAAGATCTACAACGGCGCCGATGATGATGCTTCTGGCGTAGGCGCCCTGCTGGCCATTGCCACGTACTACAAAACCCACCAACCTCAGCACACCCTCATTTTTGCCGCCTTTGACGCCGAGGAGCAGGGACTGGCCGGTTCCAAGGCGTTTGTAGAGAAGCTGCCCGTTGCCAAGGAGAACGTCCTCCTGAACGTGAACATGGACATGCTCAGCATATCCAGCGCCAATGAACTGTACGCTTCGGGCGGGTTCCATTATCCATGGCTCAAGGAAATGCTGGACCAGGTACAAGTGCCCGCCGGCTTGACGCTGCTTCAGGGGCATGACCGACCAGAACAAGGCCCCAATGACTGGACCCTGCAGTCTGACCACGGCAGCTTTCACAGACAGCAGATTCCGTTTGTGTATTTCGGGGTGGAAGATCATCCGCATTACCACCAGGAGACAGATGAGTTCAAGAACATCCACCAACCTTTTTACCTGAAAGCGGTAGAGACGGTGCTGCGGGCCGTACAGCTGTTTGATCAGAAATTGCCGCTATAA
- a CDS encoding RlpA-like double-psi beta-barrel domain-containing protein: MVKNHTYGLLLLILFPFLKEITGSTTPAPAKPVPVKVITLPAPPTPVAAPAPEIIEVDASIYYPEAAQTDDSPFITADGSRINARNPKKHRWLALSRNLLTRWGGDIDYGDSVKVTGISEELDGIYVVRDAMHRRIRNRVDILVGPKDKIMGYWQDIQLTKL, encoded by the coding sequence ATGGTTAAGAACCACACGTATGGATTATTACTGCTCATTTTATTTCCGTTTCTAAAGGAGATCACAGGATCTACCACTCCGGCCCCGGCCAAACCAGTTCCTGTAAAAGTGATCACCTTACCTGCACCGCCAACACCGGTAGCAGCTCCCGCCCCAGAAATCATTGAAGTAGACGCCTCTATTTATTACCCAGAAGCAGCTCAGACAGATGATTCCCCATTTATCACGGCAGACGGTTCCCGCATAAACGCGCGCAACCCCAAGAAGCACCGGTGGCTGGCCTTGTCCCGCAACCTGCTCACCAGATGGGGCGGCGACATTGACTACGGCGACTCTGTGAAGGTAACCGGCATTTCAGAAGAACTAGATGGCATATATGTAGTACGAGATGCCATGCACCGCAGAATCAGAAACAGAGTAGACATTCTGGTTGGGCCCAAAGACAAGATCATGGGCTATTGGCAAGACATACAGCTTACTAAGCTATAA
- a CDS encoding porin family protein gives MKKIILAALALVAGVMTNGFAQDGGLKVGFRGGYGASGWQGETMKSVDNLLEFTNGNVKTKMRQGFHGGMYVSIPMGAGFELEPGVQYAQKGMVLEGTVPGNAGEYLNAKATITQKSEYLEVPLLARLYVAGGLNLFAGPQVSLLLNNKINVSAGALGINAYNNDFDWDTGQRQVDLGMAAGVGYQFANGLNVSGSYDMGFTTIDADADYKTYNHGFKGSVGFRF, from the coding sequence ATGAAAAAGATAATACTAGCAGCGTTGGCTTTGGTGGCCGGTGTCATGACCAATGGGTTTGCCCAGGACGGTGGCTTGAAAGTGGGCTTTAGAGGCGGCTACGGTGCTTCGGGCTGGCAGGGTGAAACCATGAAGAGCGTAGACAATCTGTTGGAGTTCACCAACGGCAACGTGAAGACCAAAATGCGCCAGGGCTTTCATGGCGGCATGTACGTGAGCATACCTATGGGCGCAGGGTTTGAACTGGAGCCCGGCGTACAATATGCGCAAAAAGGAATGGTGCTGGAAGGAACCGTGCCCGGCAACGCCGGCGAATACCTGAACGCCAAAGCCACCATCACCCAGAAATCTGAATACCTGGAAGTGCCTTTGTTAGCCAGGTTGTACGTGGCCGGAGGCTTGAACCTCTTTGCCGGACCGCAGGTGTCGCTGCTCTTGAACAACAAGATAAACGTAAGCGCCGGAGCGCTGGGCATTAACGCCTACAACAATGACTTTGACTGGGATACCGGGCAGCGCCAGGTAGATTTAGGAATGGCCGCCGGTGTTGGATACCAGTTTGCCAATGGCTTGAACGTAAGCGGCAGCTATGATATGGGCTTTACCACCATAGACGCCGATGCCGATTATAAAACCTACAACCACGGCTTTAAAGGCTCAGTGGGCTTCAGGTTCTAA
- a CDS encoding ferritin-like domain-containing protein has product MPSSENQKIVAVLRELNEFVHDGMEGYERAAQESKDELRKDIYRKFSQQRLAFANELNMIIQRHGGSPERDTTMKGKLYRQWMDFKAALTGRDEDSILGSNIYGEEWAQKAYRDALDHELPYDVRGIILRQREASSEVLQRLHQMRSGNPASADSSYLNDQYERHSSNGSSHGLTPLKTALYAAGAAAGAALVYGLLTKRIPTDKLMAGITSLTKNVDLSGLTKKGGNNGTSGSTASASTNSSDAAGKSAGNSTKASGSSAKKGTKA; this is encoded by the coding sequence ATGCCATCAAGCGAAAACCAAAAGATTGTTGCGGTTCTAAGAGAACTCAACGAGTTTGTCCATGACGGGATGGAAGGCTATGAGCGCGCCGCCCAGGAATCTAAAGATGAACTGCGCAAAGACATTTACCGCAAGTTCTCACAGCAGCGCCTGGCGTTCGCCAATGAGTTGAACATGATCATTCAGCGCCACGGCGGCAGCCCAGAGCGTGACACCACCATGAAAGGCAAACTGTACCGCCAGTGGATGGACTTTAAAGCCGCCCTGACCGGCCGTGACGAAGACTCCATTCTGGGTTCTAACATTTATGGCGAAGAGTGGGCCCAGAAAGCCTACCGTGACGCTCTGGACCATGAGTTGCCGTATGACGTGCGGGGCATCATCCTTCGCCAGCGCGAAGCTTCTTCTGAGGTATTGCAGCGTCTGCACCAGATGCGCTCCGGCAACCCTGCCTCCGCTGATTCTTCTTACCTCAATGACCAATATGAGCGCCACTCTTCTAACGGCAGCAGCCATGGCCTAACACCTTTGAAAACGGCCTTGTATGCGGCGGGTGCCGCGGCCGGTGCAGCCCTGGTGTATGGTTTATTGACCAAGCGTATTCCTACAGACAAGCTCATGGCGGGCATCACCAGCCTAACCAAGAACGTGGACTTGTCTGGCCTTACCAAAAAAGGAGGCAACAACGGGACTAGCGGGTCTACTGCCTCGGCCTCTACCAACTCAAGTGATGCTGCCGGTAAATCCGCCGGTAATTCTACCAAAGCTTCTGGGTCCTCTGCCAAAAAAGGAACCAAGGCATAA
- a CDS encoding patatin-like phospholipase family protein → MPFRFCPVFRKIAEKRLSFCFLLTAFALSFQLQAQSTSPTHVYKNLALEGGGIRGIAYGGALAELDKRGLLQPIERIAGTSAGAIQACLLAVGYTPEEITKVTFETPIQKFADGRFLFIGGFTRMANRYGWYRGEKFTQWISSLIEKRTGNPDLTFQELHALAGKNGCRDLYITGTNLSRQRTEVFSHETYPTMRVKDAVRISMSVPMFFQAVFMDSTGRVYPTPQPNQVTDVMVDGGVLMDFPLMVFDHPKYFSATAPAEIPKTRFINPETIGIRLDHEAQIAYDRERKGLAPNSIESFSDYINAFYRIVAENLNRHELTPADWDRTVSVSTAGYGPKIKRLSEKDKQTLLESGRTGMLQFFATCD, encoded by the coding sequence ATGCCCTTCCGTTTTTGCCCTGTTTTCCGGAAAATTGCCGAAAAACGCCTTTCCTTCTGTTTCCTACTTACTGCTTTTGCACTATCTTTTCAACTACAAGCCCAGTCTACCTCTCCTACCCACGTCTACAAGAACCTGGCCCTGGAAGGCGGCGGCATCAGGGGCATTGCGTATGGAGGGGCGTTGGCCGAGCTAGACAAGCGTGGGTTGTTGCAGCCCATTGAACGGATTGCCGGCACCTCGGCGGGGGCCATACAGGCTTGTTTGCTGGCCGTGGGCTATACGCCCGAGGAAATTACCAAGGTGACCTTTGAGACGCCCATCCAGAAGTTTGCCGACGGGCGTTTTTTGTTCATTGGCGGCTTTACGCGCATGGCCAACCGCTACGGCTGGTACCGCGGCGAAAAATTCACGCAATGGATTTCTAGCCTCATTGAAAAACGCACGGGTAACCCAGATTTGACCTTTCAGGAACTACATGCGCTGGCGGGTAAAAACGGCTGCAGGGATTTGTACATCACGGGCACCAACTTATCCAGGCAGCGCACCGAGGTTTTCAGCCATGAGACGTATCCTACCATGCGCGTGAAAGATGCGGTGAGGATTTCCATGTCGGTGCCCATGTTTTTTCAGGCGGTTTTCATGGACAGCACCGGCCGGGTGTACCCTACGCCGCAGCCCAACCAGGTCACAGACGTGATGGTAGACGGCGGCGTGCTCATGGACTTCCCGCTGATGGTGTTTGACCATCCTAAGTACTTTTCCGCAACCGCCCCAGCCGAAATACCCAAAACCCGGTTCATCAACCCAGAAACCATTGGCATACGGCTGGACCATGAAGCCCAGATTGCCTATGACCGAGAGCGAAAAGGCCTGGCACCCAACTCCATTGAATCTTTTTCAGATTACATAAATGCCTTCTACCGCATTGTGGCAGAAAACCTCAACCGCCATGAGCTCACCCCCGCCGACTGGGACCGTACCGTCTCTGTGAGTACCGCTGGTTACGGGCCCAAAATCAAGCGTTTGTCTGAGAAAGACAAGCAAACCCTGCTGGAGAGCGGCCGCACCGGCATGTTGCAGTTCTTTGCCACCTGTGACTAG
- a CDS encoding aminopeptidase P family protein, translated as MSHKERVAGIRQQMREQGVSAYIIPSADPHISEYVPDHYKCIAFASGFTGSAGTLVITQDFAGLWTDARYFEQAEEQLANSGFELVKLKVQHAPEYIQWLASRLKSGETVAFDGRLMSLLLAQLLQQQLGTRGIQLASTQDFLDEIWADRPALPTAPAYLLDENITGKALEEKLQEVRAALQQANADYHLISSLDDIAWLFNLRGSDVKANPVVLSFAIISAQSVTLFIEESKLSQESKARLEKAGVTLQAYEAVSQALNGLPAAKTIFLDPKRTCQTMFEQLPAQMPVVQDTNPSTVLKAVKNEVEAQHTRTTMIKDGVALTRFFKWLEENLEKEEITEMSLADQLRAFRAEQDGFVGESFDTIAGYREHGALPHYKATPESDVALKAEGLFLLDSGGQYQTGTTDITRVISLGNLTEEEKTDYTLVLKGMIDGSTARFPKGTRGYQIDAITRKPLWDHARNYGHGTGHGVGFFLNVHEGPHVFNPTPTPIDIELGMITSVEPGIYRPGRYGIRIENLVLTITDEVNEFAEFYTFETLTQFLIDTAPVDKNLLEPHQVEWLNRYNQGVVEKLGPHLSAEELAWLKEKAKAI; from the coding sequence ATGAGCCATAAAGAAAGAGTAGCCGGCATACGGCAGCAGATGCGCGAACAGGGAGTGAGCGCGTACATCATCCCTTCGGCAGACCCGCACATAAGTGAATACGTACCAGATCATTACAAATGCATTGCCTTCGCCTCGGGCTTTACGGGTTCTGCGGGTACGCTGGTCATCACTCAGGACTTTGCCGGTCTCTGGACCGATGCCCGCTATTTTGAGCAGGCCGAGGAGCAGTTAGCCAACTCGGGCTTTGAACTGGTGAAACTGAAAGTGCAGCACGCCCCAGAGTATATCCAGTGGCTGGCCAGCCGCCTTAAAAGCGGGGAAACCGTTGCGTTTGACGGCCGGCTGATGTCTTTGCTTCTGGCGCAACTGCTGCAACAGCAACTGGGCACCAGAGGCATTCAGCTGGCAAGCACCCAGGATTTTCTGGATGAGATCTGGGCCGATAGACCCGCCCTGCCCACGGCGCCGGCTTACCTGTTGGATGAAAACATCACCGGCAAGGCCCTGGAAGAAAAACTGCAGGAAGTGCGCGCCGCCCTGCAACAAGCCAACGCCGACTATCACCTCATTTCGTCTCTGGATGATATTGCCTGGCTCTTTAACCTGCGCGGCAGCGATGTGAAAGCCAATCCCGTGGTGCTGAGTTTTGCCATCATCAGTGCCCAGAGTGTGACCCTTTTCATTGAGGAAAGTAAACTTAGCCAAGAAAGCAAAGCCCGTTTAGAAAAGGCCGGTGTTACGCTTCAGGCGTATGAGGCCGTGTCGCAGGCCTTGAATGGGTTGCCCGCTGCCAAGACCATTTTCCTGGACCCCAAGCGCACCTGCCAGACCATGTTTGAGCAATTGCCCGCCCAGATGCCCGTAGTGCAGGACACTAATCCGTCTACCGTGCTCAAAGCGGTAAAGAACGAGGTAGAGGCACAGCACACCAGAACCACCATGATCAAAGACGGCGTGGCCCTGACGCGTTTCTTTAAATGGCTGGAAGAAAACCTGGAGAAGGAAGAAATTACCGAAATGTCCCTAGCCGATCAGTTGCGCGCCTTCAGAGCAGAGCAGGACGGTTTTGTGGGCGAAAGCTTTGACACCATTGCCGGCTACCGTGAGCACGGCGCTTTGCCGCATTACAAAGCCACCCCAGAAAGCGACGTAGCCTTAAAAGCCGAAGGGTTGTTTTTGCTAGACTCAGGTGGGCAGTACCAGACCGGCACCACAGACATTACGCGCGTCATCTCCCTGGGCAACCTCACCGAAGAGGAAAAAACGGACTATACGCTGGTCTTGAAAGGCATGATTGACGGCTCCACGGCCCGCTTCCCGAAGGGCACACGCGGTTACCAGATTGACGCCATCACCCGCAAGCCGCTTTGGGACCACGCCCGCAACTACGGCCACGGTACCGGCCACGGCGTTGGCTTCTTCCTGAACGTGCACGAAGGACCGCATGTCTTCAACCCTACGCCCACGCCCATTGACATAGAACTGGGCATGATTACCTCAGTGGAGCCTGGCATTTACCGCCCCGGCCGCTATGGTATTCGCATTGAAAATTTGGTCTTGACCATTACCGATGAAGTAAACGAGTTTGCCGAATTCTACACCTTTGAGACCTTGACCCAGTTCCTGATTGACACGGCCCCCGTAGACAAAAACCTCCTAGAACCGCACCAAGTTGAATGGCTCAACCGCTACAACCAAGGCGTGGTAGAGAAACTAGGCCCGCATTTGAGCGCTGAGGAACTGGCTTGGCTGAAGGAAAAAGCGAAGGCTATATAA
- a CDS encoding isocitrate lyase/PEP mutase family protein, whose protein sequence is MNHYTTFLQLHQQAAPFLLGNAWNASSAQALEKAGYKALGTSSAAIAHSLGYHDGEQMPFSELVFMVSRIVQSVNLPVSVDIETGYADTPDEIADNIQQLSHLGVVGINLEDSTVVGARTLQPAESFAQKVKRVKYLLTEKRVLVFLNIRTDAFLLGHEDALRETLYRINLYHAAGADGIFVPGLVHAEDILQVTASTALPVNVMSLPALASFEELQACGVKRVSMGNFGHQAVYRQMENQMQMINTSKSFSSLY, encoded by the coding sequence ATGAACCACTACACCACCTTCTTACAGCTTCATCAACAAGCAGCACCGTTCCTGTTGGGCAACGCCTGGAACGCATCTAGTGCGCAGGCCTTGGAGAAAGCCGGCTACAAGGCCTTAGGTACCTCCAGCGCCGCTATCGCCCATTCCCTGGGTTATCATGATGGGGAGCAGATGCCCTTTTCTGAATTGGTTTTTATGGTGTCCAGAATAGTGCAGAGCGTGAACCTGCCGGTATCTGTAGACATTGAAACCGGCTACGCAGACACGCCAGACGAGATTGCCGACAACATACAGCAACTGTCCCACTTGGGCGTGGTGGGCATCAACTTAGAAGATTCTACCGTGGTAGGCGCCAGAACCCTACAGCCGGCAGAGAGCTTCGCGCAGAAAGTGAAGCGGGTAAAATACCTTCTCACAGAAAAGCGGGTACTCGTCTTTTTGAACATCAGGACAGATGCGTTTTTGCTGGGCCATGAAGATGCTCTAAGGGAGACCCTCTACCGGATTAACCTGTACCACGCCGCCGGCGCCGATGGGATCTTTGTCCCCGGGCTGGTGCACGCAGAGGACATTCTTCAGGTCACGGCTTCTACTGCATTGCCCGTCAATGTGATGAGTCTGCCGGCCCTGGCATCTTTTGAGGAGTTGCAGGCGTGCGGCGTGAAGCGGGTGAGCATGGGCAACTTCGGGCACCAGGCGGTGTACCGCCAGATGGAGAATCAGATGCAGATGATTAATACCTCCAAGTCTTTCTCATCTTTGTATTGA
- a CDS encoding bifunctional transcriptional activator/DNA repair enzyme AdaA: METALQPTPDEIFYQALVAKDVSYEGTFIAGVKTTGIFCRPTCTARKPKRENVEFFKTTKEAILHGYRPCKVCSPLEKMGETPGYIQEILQEISRDPSVKFKDWDLEQRGIEPSKIRRWFLKNHGITFHAYQRMCRINSAFKKIQSGEAVTAVAFDSGYDSLSGFTDSFKSIFGVAPSLSKEQRIIHLTRLQTPLGTMYASAVEEGICLLEFTDRRMLETEFKALTKLLNGTIVQGDSPYFAQLNHELEEYFAGQRKTFTVPLYSPGTPFQQQVWQVLQEIPYGTTRSYKQQSIALNNLGAIRAVAQANGMNRISILIPCHRVIGEDGSLTGYGGGLWRKKWLLDLEREHTPVEVKAGQQVALF, from the coding sequence ATGGAAACCGCGCTTCAACCTACCCCAGACGAAATCTTCTACCAGGCCCTGGTGGCCAAGGACGTTAGTTATGAAGGAACGTTCATTGCGGGTGTGAAAACCACGGGCATCTTCTGCCGGCCCACCTGCACGGCGCGCAAACCCAAACGCGAAAACGTGGAATTCTTCAAGACCACCAAAGAGGCCATCTTGCACGGGTACCGTCCTTGTAAAGTGTGCTCCCCACTGGAGAAGATGGGGGAGACGCCCGGGTACATTCAGGAGATTCTGCAGGAAATCAGCCGGGACCCTTCCGTCAAGTTCAAAGACTGGGATTTGGAGCAACGGGGCATTGAGCCCAGCAAAATAAGGCGTTGGTTTTTAAAGAATCATGGCATCACGTTTCACGCGTACCAACGTATGTGTCGCATCAACTCGGCATTCAAGAAGATACAGAGCGGAGAGGCGGTGACGGCTGTGGCGTTTGACTCGGGGTATGATTCCTTGAGCGGTTTTACAGATTCTTTCAAGTCTATCTTTGGCGTGGCCCCTTCACTCAGTAAAGAACAGCGCATTATTCACCTCACCCGCTTGCAGACGCCTTTGGGTACCATGTATGCCAGCGCCGTAGAAGAAGGCATTTGCTTGCTGGAGTTTACTGACCGCCGTATGCTGGAGACGGAATTCAAGGCGTTGACTAAACTGTTAAACGGCACCATCGTGCAAGGCGATAGTCCTTATTTTGCGCAACTGAATCATGAACTGGAAGAGTACTTCGCTGGCCAACGCAAGACCTTTACCGTTCCTTTGTATTCACCGGGCACGCCGTTCCAACAGCAGGTATGGCAGGTGTTGCAAGAAATTCCCTATGGTACCACGCGCTCGTATAAACAGCAGTCCATCGCCTTGAACAATCTGGGTGCCATCAGGGCAGTGGCGCAAGCCAATGGCATGAACCGCATTTCCATCTTAATCCCCTGTCATCGCGTCATTGGCGAAGACGGCAGCCTGACGGGCTACGGCGGCGGCTTGTGGCGCAAGAAATGGCTGTTGGACCTGGAACGCGAGCATACCCCAGTTGAAGTAAAAGCAGGTCAGCAAGTGGCGTTGTTTTAA